The following are encoded in a window of Staphylococcus piscifermentans genomic DNA:
- the rnr gene encoding ribonuclease R has product MNLKQSVADIIKQPDYEPMSVSDFQDRLGLNNADSFRDLIKVLVELEQSGLVERTKTDRYQRKGSQTMKNNLVKGTLSQNKKGFAFLRPEDEEMEDIFIPPTKINRAMDGDTVIVEVQPSKGEFKGKVEGEVKTIEKHSVTQVVGTYTEGRHFGFVIPDDKRIMQDIFIPKGQSLGAVEGHKVLVQISKYAEGNDNPEGHVSAILGHKNDPGVDILSIIYQHGIEIEFPDEVLKEAEEVPETIEPSEIEGRTDLRDELTITIDGADAKDLDDAISVKKLPNGNTQLTVSIADVSHYVKEGSALDKEAYDRGTSVYLVDRVIPMIPHRLSNGICSLNPDVDRLTLSCRMEIDQDGNVKNHEIFDSVIKSDHRMTYDEVNQIITDKNPEVREKYKDVTPMLDLAQDLSNRLKQMRKRRGEIDFDIDEAKVLVNDEGIPVDVQLRDRGEGERLIESFMLAANETVAEHFNKMEVPFIYRVHEQPKSDRLTQFFDFITNFGIMVRGTGEDISPSTLQEIHEKVKGLPEQTVVSTMMLRSMQQARYEDANLGHFGLSADYYTHFTSPIRRYPDLVVHRLIRKYLIDETMSGKELRKWEDKLPEIAEHTSNRERRAIEAERDTDELKKAEFMLQHIGEEYEGIISSVANFGMFVELPNTVEGMVHVSNMTDDYYQFAEGQMAMIGERSGNVFRIGDAVKIKVVNVDVEQRMIDFQIVGMPEPKRKKSEDRPARGTTIQAKTRGKSLGNDKKKGKKKQRKGKNQRNRDKQNNTQHKPYYKSKKVKQKARKKK; this is encoded by the coding sequence ATGAATTTAAAACAATCTGTAGCAGATATTATTAAACAACCTGATTATGAACCCATGTCAGTTTCTGATTTTCAAGATCGTTTAGGTTTAAATAATGCCGACTCATTTAGAGACTTAATAAAGGTGTTAGTTGAACTGGAACAATCTGGCTTAGTAGAGCGAACGAAGACGGACCGCTACCAAAGAAAAGGAAGTCAAACTATGAAAAATAATCTCGTAAAAGGTACATTAAGTCAAAATAAAAAAGGTTTCGCGTTCTTACGTCCTGAAGACGAAGAAATGGAAGATATCTTTATTCCACCGACAAAAATTAATCGTGCAATGGATGGAGATACCGTGATTGTTGAGGTTCAACCATCAAAAGGTGAATTTAAAGGCAAAGTTGAAGGCGAAGTCAAAACCATCGAGAAACATTCTGTCACACAAGTCGTGGGAACTTATACAGAAGGACGTCATTTTGGTTTCGTAATACCTGATGATAAGCGAATTATGCAAGATATTTTTATACCTAAAGGTCAAAGCTTAGGCGCTGTCGAAGGTCATAAAGTATTAGTGCAAATTTCGAAATATGCAGAAGGAAATGACAACCCAGAAGGTCATGTTTCTGCAATATTAGGTCATAAAAACGACCCAGGTGTAGATATTTTATCTATTATCTATCAACACGGTATCGAAATTGAATTTCCTGATGAAGTGTTGAAGGAAGCGGAAGAAGTTCCTGAGACAATTGAACCATCTGAAATTGAAGGCAGAACAGATTTGCGTGATGAATTGACGATCACTATCGACGGTGCAGATGCAAAGGATTTAGATGATGCTATTAGTGTGAAAAAATTACCGAATGGCAATACTCAATTAACTGTCAGCATTGCAGATGTAAGTCACTATGTTAAAGAAGGATCAGCTTTAGACAAAGAAGCTTACGACCGCGGTACAAGTGTTTATTTAGTTGACCGCGTTATTCCGATGATTCCTCATCGCTTAAGTAATGGTATTTGTTCGTTGAACCCTGATGTTGACCGTTTAACTTTAAGTTGCCGTATGGAAATTGATCAAGATGGCAACGTGAAAAATCATGAAATCTTTGACAGTGTCATTAAATCTGACCATCGTATGACTTATGATGAAGTTAATCAAATTATTACTGATAAGAATCCAGAAGTACGTGAAAAGTATAAAGACGTGACGCCGATGTTGGATTTAGCTCAAGATTTATCCAATCGCTTAAAACAAATGCGTAAACGTCGTGGTGAAATTGATTTCGATATTGATGAAGCTAAAGTATTAGTTAACGATGAAGGTATTCCGGTAGATGTTCAATTACGTGACCGCGGTGAAGGCGAACGCTTAATTGAATCCTTTATGTTAGCTGCAAATGAAACCGTTGCGGAACATTTCAATAAAATGGAAGTACCATTTATTTATCGTGTCCACGAACAACCGAAATCAGACCGTTTAACGCAATTCTTTGATTTCATTACGAACTTCGGAATTATGGTCAGAGGCACAGGAGAAGATATTTCTCCAAGTACTTTGCAAGAAATTCATGAAAAAGTAAAAGGATTGCCAGAACAAACTGTTGTGTCCACAATGATGCTTCGTTCTATGCAACAAGCACGCTATGAAGATGCAAACTTAGGACACTTCGGGTTATCAGCTGATTACTATACTCACTTCACTTCACCGATTCGTCGTTATCCTGACTTAGTAGTACATCGATTGATTCGTAAATATTTAATTGATGAAACAATGAGTGGTAAAGAATTGAGAAAATGGGAAGACAAGCTTCCTGAAATTGCTGAGCATACTTCAAACCGTGAACGTCGTGCTATTGAAGCAGAGCGTGATACGGATGAACTGAAAAAAGCTGAATTTATGCTGCAACATATTGGAGAAGAATATGAAGGTATTATCAGTTCTGTGGCTAATTTCGGAATGTTTGTCGAATTGCCGAATACTGTAGAAGGTATGGTTCATGTTTCAAACATGACAGATGATTACTACCAATTTGCAGAAGGTCAAATGGCGATGATTGGTGAACGTTCAGGTAATGTATTCCGTATTGGGGATGCAGTGAAAATAAAAGTTGTCAATGTAGACGTTGAACAACGTATGATTGATTTCCAAATTGTTGGCATGCCTGAACCTAAACGTAAAAAATCTGAAGATCGCCCAGCACGAGGTACAACTATCCAAGCTAAGACGCGCGGTAAAAGCTTAGGAAACGATAAGAAAAAAGGTAAGAAGAAACAACGTAAAGGCAAAAATCAACGCAACCGTGATAAACAAAATAATACACAGCATAAACCTTATTACAAAAGCAAAAAAGTAAAACAAAAAGCGCGTAAAAAGAAATAA
- a CDS encoding alpha/beta hydrolase, with product MQIKLPKPFFFEEGKRAVLLLHGFTGNSSDVRQLGRFLQKKGYTSYAPQYEGHAAPPEEILQSSPHVWYKDALDGYDYLVEQGYDEIAVAGLSLGGDFALKVSINRDVKGIVTMCAPMFIKTEGSMYEGVLEYARNFKKYQGKDEATIEREMEAFHPTNTLKELQQTIQDVRNHVDEVMDPLLVIQAEQDKMINPESANVIYDEASSEEKNIKWYADSGHVITIDKEKEQVFEDIYDFLESLDWSK from the coding sequence ATGCAGATTAAATTGCCGAAGCCATTCTTTTTTGAAGAAGGAAAAAGAGCGGTATTATTATTACACGGCTTTACTGGGAATTCTTCTGATGTAAGACAGTTAGGACGTTTTTTACAAAAGAAAGGTTATACATCATATGCGCCTCAATACGAAGGGCACGCAGCACCACCGGAAGAGATTTTACAATCCAGCCCGCATGTCTGGTATAAAGATGCATTAGATGGTTATGACTATTTAGTGGAGCAAGGTTATGACGAAATTGCTGTAGCTGGGCTTTCATTAGGTGGCGATTTTGCGCTTAAAGTAAGCATAAATAGAGATGTAAAGGGTATTGTAACGATGTGTGCGCCTATGTTTATCAAGACAGAAGGCTCAATGTATGAAGGGGTACTCGAATATGCGCGCAACTTTAAAAAATACCAAGGGAAAGATGAAGCAACAATTGAACGTGAGATGGAAGCTTTTCATCCCACAAACACATTAAAAGAATTGCAACAGACAATTCAAGATGTTCGTAATCACGTTGATGAAGTGATGGATCCATTATTAGTCATCCAAGCAGAACAAGATAAAATGATTAATCCTGAATCTGCTAATGTGATTTATGATGAAGCATCTTCAGAAGAAAAAAATATAAAATGGTATGCGGATTCCGGTCACGTCATTACAATTGATAAAGAAAAAGAACAAGTCTTTGAGGATATTTATGATTTCCTTGAAAGTCTTGATTGGTCAAAATAG
- the secG gene encoding preprotein translocase subunit SecG, with product MHTLLTVLLIIDCIALITVVLLQESKSNGLSGAISGGAEQLFGGKQKQRGVDLFLNRVTIGLSIAFFVLMLAITYFNM from the coding sequence ATGCACACTTTATTGACAGTTTTATTAATAATAGACTGTATCGCTTTAATCACAGTTGTGTTACTCCAAGAAAGCAAAAGTAACGGCCTCTCAGGAGCAATCAGCGGCGGTGCTGAGCAGCTCTTCGGCGGTAAGCAGAAGCAGCGCGGTGTTGACTTATTCTTGAACCGTGTAACGATTGGATTATCTATTGCATTTTTCGTGTTGATGTTAGCAATTACTTATTTCAATATGTAA
- the eno gene encoding surface-displayed alpha-enolase, with protein MPIITDVYAREVLDSRGNPTVEVEVLTESGAFGRALVPSGASTGEYEAVELRDGDKDRYLGKGVTKAVENVNEKIAPEIVEGEFSVLDQVSIDKMMIQLDGTDNKGKLGANAILGVSIAVARAAADLLGQPLYKYLGGFNGKQLPVPMMNIVNGGSHSDAPIAFQEFMILPVGADSFKESLRWGAEIFHNLAKILKKRGLETAVGDEGGFAPKFHGTEDAVDTILEAIEAAKLKPGKDVYLGFDIASSEFYEDGVYDYTKFEGPEGAKRTSAEQVDYLEELVNKYPIITIEDGMDENDWDGWKQLTDRLGKKVQLVGDDLFVTNTKKLSEGIEKGIGNSILIKVNQIGTLTETFDAIQMAQKAGYTAVISHRSGETEDTTIADIAVATNAGQIKTGSLSRTDRIAKYNQLLRIEDELYETAEFDGIHSFYNLDK; from the coding sequence ATGCCAATTATTACAGATGTTTATGCTCGCGAAGTCTTAGATTCTCGCGGTAATCCAACAGTTGAAGTAGAAGTATTAACTGAAAGCGGTGCATTCGGTCGTGCATTAGTACCATCAGGTGCATCAACAGGTGAGTACGAAGCCGTAGAACTACGTGACGGTGATAAAGATCGTTATTTAGGTAAAGGCGTTACTAAAGCAGTTGAAAACGTAAACGAAAAAATCGCACCAGAGATCGTTGAAGGCGAATTTTCAGTATTAGACCAAGTTTCAATCGACAAAATGATGATTCAATTGGATGGAACTGACAACAAAGGTAAACTAGGCGCAAACGCTATTCTTGGTGTTTCTATTGCTGTTGCTCGTGCAGCTGCAGACTTATTAGGTCAACCGCTTTATAAATATTTAGGCGGATTCAATGGTAAACAATTACCAGTTCCTATGATGAACATTGTAAACGGTGGTTCACACTCTGATGCACCGATTGCTTTCCAAGAATTTATGATTTTACCTGTTGGCGCTGATTCATTCAAAGAATCATTACGCTGGGGTGCTGAAATCTTCCACAACTTAGCTAAAATTCTTAAAAAACGCGGTTTAGAAACTGCAGTAGGTGACGAAGGTGGATTTGCTCCTAAATTCCACGGCACAGAAGATGCTGTAGATACTATTTTAGAAGCAATTGAAGCTGCAAAATTAAAACCAGGTAAAGATGTTTACCTTGGATTCGATATCGCTTCTTCTGAATTCTACGAAGATGGTGTTTATGACTATACTAAATTCGAAGGTCCTGAAGGTGCTAAACGTACTTCAGCTGAACAAGTTGACTACTTAGAAGAATTAGTTAACAAATATCCTATCATCACAATTGAAGATGGTATGGACGAAAACGACTGGGATGGTTGGAAACAACTTACAGATCGTTTAGGTAAAAAAGTTCAATTAGTAGGTGACGACTTATTCGTTACAAATACTAAAAAATTATCTGAAGGTATCGAAAAAGGTATCGGTAACTCAATCTTAATCAAAGTTAACCAAATCGGTACTTTAACTGAAACATTTGATGCAATTCAAATGGCTCAAAAAGCTGGTTACACAGCAGTTATCTCACACCGTTCTGGTGAAACTGAAGATACTACAATTGCTGACATCGCTGTAGCTACAAATGCTGGTCAAATTAAAACTGGTTCATTATCAAGAACTGACCGTATTGCAAAATACAACCAATTATTACGTATTGAAGATGAATTATACGAAACAGCTGAATTCGACGGTATTCACTCTTTCTATAATTTAGATAAATAA
- the gpmI gene encoding 2,3-bisphosphoglycerate-independent phosphoglycerate mutase, protein MAKQPTALIILDGFANRESEHGNAVKQANKPNFDRYYGKYPTTQIEASGLAVGLPEGQMGNSEVGHMNIGAGRIVYQSLTRINKAIEDGDFFENEVLNEAIEHVKANGSALHVFGLLSDGGVHSHYKHLFAILELAKKQGLDKVYVHGFLDGRDVDQKSALKYVKETEEKFKEIGIGQFASISGRYYAMDRDKRWEREEKAYNAIRDIDAPEYASAEEGIEANYENDVTDEFVVPFSIKEQNEGVQDGDSVVFFNFRPDRAGQLSEIFTNKDFKGFEVEQPKDLFFATFTKYNDQVDASIVFEKVDLKQTIGEVAEANNLKQLRIAETEKYPHVTYFMSGGRNEEFEGERRRLIDSPKVATYDLKPEMSAYEVKDALLEELDKGDLDLILLNFANPDMVGHSGMLEPTVKAIEAVDECLGEVVDKIIEMGGHAIITADHGNSDQVLTDDDQPMTTHTTNPVPVIVTKEGVTLNETGKLGDLAPTLLDLLGVQQPEEMTGVSLIKH, encoded by the coding sequence ATGGCAAAACAACCAACAGCTTTAATCATCCTTGATGGTTTTGCGAATAGAGAAAGTGAACACGGTAATGCAGTCAAACAAGCAAACAAACCCAACTTCGACCGTTACTATGGCAAATATCCTACTACACAAATCGAAGCCAGCGGTTTAGCTGTAGGACTTCCAGAAGGCCAAATGGGCAACTCTGAAGTTGGTCATATGAACATCGGTGCAGGTCGTATTGTTTATCAAAGTTTGACTCGTATTAATAAAGCAATTGAAGATGGAGACTTCTTTGAAAACGAAGTCTTGAACGAAGCAATTGAACATGTAAAAGCAAATGGTTCAGCATTGCATGTCTTCGGTTTATTATCAGATGGCGGTGTACACAGCCACTACAAACATTTATTTGCGATTTTAGAACTTGCGAAAAAACAAGGATTAGATAAAGTTTATGTTCACGGATTCTTAGATGGCCGTGATGTAGATCAAAAATCTGCCTTAAAATATGTCAAAGAAACTGAAGAAAAATTCAAAGAAATCGGTATTGGCCAATTTGCTTCAATTTCTGGACGCTATTACGCAATGGACCGCGACAAACGTTGGGAACGTGAAGAAAAAGCTTATAATGCAATTCGTGATATTGATGCACCTGAATACGCATCAGCTGAAGAAGGTATTGAAGCTAATTACGAAAACGATGTGACTGATGAATTCGTTGTTCCTTTCTCAATCAAAGAACAAAATGAGGGCGTTCAAGATGGCGATTCAGTAGTATTCTTCAACTTCCGTCCTGATAGAGCAGGTCAACTTTCTGAAATCTTCACTAATAAAGATTTCAAAGGATTTGAAGTGGAACAGCCTAAAGATTTATTCTTTGCAACATTTACAAAATATAATGACCAAGTAGATGCAAGTATTGTATTTGAAAAAGTTGATTTGAAACAGACAATTGGTGAAGTTGCTGAAGCTAACAACTTAAAACAATTACGTATTGCTGAAACTGAAAAATATCCTCATGTAACTTATTTCATGAGTGGTGGTCGTAATGAAGAATTTGAAGGTGAACGTCGTCGCTTAATCGACTCACCGAAAGTTGCAACTTACGACTTGAAACCTGAAATGAGTGCTTACGAAGTTAAAGATGCACTATTGGAAGAACTTGATAAAGGGGATTTAGATTTAATTCTCTTAAACTTTGCTAACCCAGATATGGTCGGCCATAGTGGTATGCTTGAACCGACTGTGAAAGCAATTGAAGCGGTAGATGAATGCTTAGGTGAAGTTGTAGATAAAATTATCGAAATGGGCGGCCACGCAATTATTACTGCTGACCATGGTAACTCAGATCAAGTATTGACTGATGACGACCAACCTATGACAACTCATACTACTAACCCAGTTCCCGTTATTGTGACTAAAGAAGGCGTAACACTAAATGAAACTGGTAAACTTGGTGATTTAGCACCTACATTGCTTGATTTATTAGGTGTACAACAACCAGAAGAAATGACTGGTGTTTCTTTAATCAAACATTAA
- the tpiA gene encoding triose-phosphate isomerase has product MRKPIIAGNWKMNKTVQEAKDFVNALPQLPDTNEVEAVICAPTIQLDALTTLVKDGKAEGLEIGAENTYFEESGAFTGETSPVALAELGVKYVIIGHSERRDLFHETDEEVNKKAHAVFNHGMTPIICVGESDEQREGGKAEEVVGEQVKKALEGLSEDQLKQVVIAYEPIWAIGTGKSSTSKDANEMSAFIRKTVAELANQEVADAVRIQYGGSVKPNNIAEYMAESDIDGALVGGASLKVEDYVQLLEGAK; this is encoded by the coding sequence ATGAGAAAACCAATTATTGCAGGTAACTGGAAAATGAACAAAACAGTACAAGAGGCTAAAGACTTTGTAAATGCTTTACCTCAATTGCCAGATACAAATGAAGTTGAAGCAGTCATCTGCGCACCAACTATTCAATTAGATGCTTTAACAACTTTAGTTAAAGATGGAAAAGCTGAAGGTCTGGAAATCGGTGCTGAAAACACTTATTTCGAAGAAAGCGGTGCATTTACTGGTGAAACTTCTCCAGTTGCATTAGCTGAATTAGGTGTGAAATATGTTATCATCGGTCACTCAGAACGCCGTGATTTATTCCATGAAACTGACGAAGAAGTGAACAAAAAAGCGCATGCTGTATTCAATCACGGTATGACTCCAATTATTTGTGTCGGTGAATCTGACGAGCAACGTGAAGGCGGCAAAGCTGAAGAAGTTGTAGGCGAACAAGTTAAAAAAGCTTTAGAAGGATTATCTGAAGACCAATTGAAACAAGTGGTTATTGCTTACGAACCAATTTGGGCAATCGGTACAGGCAAATCATCAACTTCTAAAGATGCTAATGAAATGAGTGCGTTTATCCGTAAAACTGTTGCTGAACTTGCTAACCAAGAAGTAGCAGATGCAGTGCGCATTCAATATGGCGGCAGTGTCAAACCTAACAACATCGCTGAATACATGGCAGAATCAGATATCGACGGTGCTTTAGTCGGCGGTGCTTCATTGAAAGTAGAAGATTACGTACAATTATTAGAAGGTGCTAAATAA
- a CDS encoding phosphoglycerate kinase, translated as MAKKHVSDLDLKGKVVLERADFNVPLKDGKITNDNRIVQALPTIEYILDQGGRLVLFSHLGKVKEESDKEKLTLKPVAERLSEKLGKDVNFIPHTRGEVLEKAIAELKDGEVLLVENTRFEDLDGKKESKNDPELGKYWASLGDVFVNDAFGTAHRSHASNVGIASHLESAAGDLMEKEIKFIGGVVNNPDKPVVAILGGAKVSDKIGVIENLLNVADKVLIGGGMAYTFLKAQGYEIGKSLLEEDKVDFAKDLLERAGDKIVLPVDAKVAKEFSNEAQFTVVTIDQIPADQEALDIGPETVDLFKKELEGAHTVVWNGPMGVFEFENFAQGTIGVCEAIASLKDATTIIGGGDSAAAAMMLGFEDDFSHISTGGGASLEYLEGKELPGIKSISDK; from the coding sequence ATGGCTAAAAAACATGTATCTGATTTAGATTTGAAAGGTAAAGTTGTATTAGAACGTGCTGATTTCAACGTACCTTTAAAAGACGGAAAAATTACTAACGACAACCGTATTGTTCAAGCTTTACCAACTATTGAGTATATTCTTGACCAAGGTGGCAGACTCGTTCTTTTCTCACACTTAGGAAAAGTTAAAGAAGAAAGCGATAAAGAAAAATTAACACTTAAACCTGTAGCTGAACGTTTAAGCGAAAAATTAGGTAAAGATGTTAACTTTATTCCTCATACTCGTGGTGAAGTTTTAGAAAAAGCAATCGCAGAATTAAAAGATGGAGAAGTGCTTTTAGTAGAAAATACTCGTTTTGAAGATTTAGATGGTAAAAAAGAATCTAAAAACGATCCTGAATTAGGTAAATACTGGGCATCATTAGGTGATGTATTTGTAAATGATGCATTTGGTACTGCTCACCGTTCACATGCTTCAAACGTAGGGATTGCATCTCACTTAGAAAGTGCAGCTGGCGATTTAATGGAAAAAGAAATTAAATTTATCGGCGGCGTTGTAAATAACCCTGATAAACCAGTTGTGGCTATCTTGGGTGGAGCAAAAGTATCAGATAAAATCGGTGTCATCGAAAACTTATTGAATGTAGCAGATAAAGTCCTTATCGGTGGTGGTATGGCTTATACATTCTTAAAAGCTCAAGGCTATGAAATCGGTAAATCATTATTAGAAGAAGACAAAGTAGATTTTGCAAAAGATTTATTAGAACGTGCAGGAGATAAAATTGTATTACCTGTAGATGCTAAAGTTGCAAAAGAATTCTCTAATGAAGCACAATTCACTGTTGTAACAATCGACCAAATTCCAGCAGATCAAGAAGCGCTTGATATTGGTCCTGAAACAGTAGATTTATTCAAAAAAGAACTTGAAGGCGCACATACTGTAGTATGGAATGGTCCAATGGGCGTATTTGAATTTGAAAACTTCGCACAAGGTACTATCGGTGTTTGTGAAGCGATTGCTTCATTAAAAGACGCGACTACTATTATTGGTGGCGGCGACTCTGCAGCAGCAGCAATGATGCTTGGATTCGAAGACGACTTCTCACACATTTCAACTGGTGGCGGAGCTTCTCTTGAATATCTTGAAGGCAAAGAATTGCCAGGTATCAAATCTATCAGCGACAAATAA
- the gap gene encoding type I glyceraldehyde-3-phosphate dehydrogenase: protein MAVKVAINGFGRIGRLAFRRIQDVEGIDVVAVNDLTDDEMLAHLLKYDTMQGRFTEEVEVVDGGFRVNGKEVKSFEEPDASKLPWKDLDIDVVLECTGFYTSDEKAKAHIDAGAKKVLISAPATGDVKTIVYNVNQDTLDSSDVIVSGASCTTNSLAPVAKVLNDSFGLVEGFMTTIHAYTGDQNTQDGPHRKGDKRRARAAAQNIVPNSTGAAKAIGKVIPEIDGKLDGGAQRVPVATGSLTELTVVLDKEVSVDEVNEAMKQASNESFGYNEDEIVSSDVVGMTFGSLFDATQTRVMTVSGRQLVKVAAWYDNEMSYTAQLVRTLEYLIKDVK from the coding sequence ATGGCAGTTAAAGTAGCAATTAATGGTTTTGGTAGAATCGGTCGTTTAGCATTCAGAAGAATTCAAGATGTTGAAGGTATCGATGTAGTAGCAGTAAACGACTTAACAGATGATGAAATGTTAGCGCATTTATTAAAATACGATACAATGCAAGGACGTTTCACAGAAGAAGTTGAAGTTGTAGATGGCGGATTCCGTGTGAATGGTAAAGAAGTTAAATCATTCGAAGAACCAGATGCAAGCAAATTACCTTGGAAAGATTTAGACATTGATGTTGTATTAGAATGTACTGGTTTCTATACAAGTGATGAAAAAGCTAAAGCACATATCGACGCAGGTGCTAAAAAAGTATTAATTTCTGCTCCAGCAACTGGCGACGTTAAAACAATCGTTTATAACGTAAACCAAGATACTTTAGACAGCTCTGATGTTATCGTTTCAGGTGCTTCTTGTACTACAAACTCACTTGCTCCAGTAGCAAAAGTTTTAAACGACAGCTTTGGTTTAGTTGAAGGTTTCATGACTACTATTCATGCTTACACTGGTGACCAAAATACTCAAGATGGTCCACACAGAAAAGGTGACAAACGTCGTGCACGTGCAGCAGCTCAAAACATCGTACCAAACTCAACTGGTGCTGCTAAAGCAATCGGTAAAGTAATCCCTGAAATTGACGGTAAATTAGACGGTGGTGCTCAACGTGTTCCTGTTGCAACTGGTTCATTAACAGAATTAACAGTTGTATTAGACAAAGAAGTTTCAGTTGACGAAGTAAACGAAGCAATGAAACAAGCTTCTAACGAATCATTCGGTTACAATGAAGACGAAATCGTATCTTCTGACGTAGTTGGTATGACATTCGGTTCATTATTCGATGCTACACAAACTCGTGTGATGACTGTATCAGGTCGTCAATTAGTTAAAGTTGCAGCTTGGTATGACAACGAAATGTCTTACACTGCACAATTAGTACGTACTTTAGAATACCTTATCAAAGACGTAAAATAA
- a CDS encoding sugar-binding transcriptional regulator gives MEDLLKVQQKLIPELVDRMYRRFTILTTIKMHQPVGRRSLSEYMNLTERVLRSETNMLKKQELIKVKPTGMEITDEGEHLIDELDNYFNMYSDGYHLAQLIKERYQISNVYVVPGNTDIDNAVKSEMGNQAGQLLEKTFYKDAIVSITGGSTMASVSESMHVLPFKTFFVPARGGLGENMVYQANTIAASMAEQTGGDYTTLYVPDNVSESTYELLMQEPSVANTLEKIKQSNITVHGIGDALKMANRRHSPKDVIEMLQHHNAVGEAFGYYFDIHGKIVHKVKTIGLQMEDLESKQYIYAVAGGASKGEAIKAYLSIAPKNTILITDEGAAKTIVQS, from the coding sequence GTGGAAGACTTGCTTAAAGTCCAACAGAAGTTAATTCCTGAGCTTGTCGACAGAATGTATCGCAGATTCACTATACTCACTACTATCAAGATGCACCAACCTGTTGGAAGAAGAAGCTTGAGCGAATACATGAACTTAACTGAACGTGTATTGCGGTCAGAAACAAACATGTTGAAGAAACAAGAATTGATTAAAGTGAAACCTACAGGAATGGAAATTACTGATGAAGGTGAACATTTAATCGATGAATTGGATAATTATTTCAATATGTACTCAGATGGTTACCATTTAGCACAACTGATTAAAGAACGTTATCAAATCAGTAATGTGTATGTCGTACCTGGAAATACAGATATCGATAATGCAGTGAAGAGTGAAATGGGTAATCAAGCTGGACAGCTCTTAGAAAAAACTTTTTATAAAGACGCAATAGTATCAATAACCGGCGGCTCTACAATGGCATCGGTAAGTGAATCAATGCATGTATTGCCATTTAAAACGTTCTTTGTACCAGCAAGAGGCGGTTTAGGGGAAAATATGGTGTACCAAGCAAATACTATTGCAGCAAGTATGGCTGAACAAACTGGCGGTGATTACACAACATTATATGTTCCTGATAATGTCAGTGAGTCTACATATGAGTTGTTGATGCAAGAGCCTTCAGTTGCTAATACATTAGAAAAAATCAAGCAATCAAATATTACAGTTCATGGCATTGGTGATGCGCTGAAAATGGCGAATCGACGTCATTCACCTAAAGATGTGATTGAAATGCTTCAACATCACAATGCTGTAGGAGAAGCATTTGGTTATTACTTCGATATTCATGGAAAGATCGTCCATAAAGTTAAAACGATAGGACTTCAAATGGAAGATTTAGAATCGAAGCAATATATATATGCTGTAGCTGGAGGTGCTTCTAAAGGCGAGGCGATAAAGGCTTATTTATCGATTGCCCCTAAGAACACTATTCTTATCACAGATGAAGGCGCAGCTAAAACTATCGTACAATCTTAA